One window of the Pyxicephalus adspersus chromosome 5, UCB_Pads_2.0, whole genome shotgun sequence genome contains the following:
- the RPL30 gene encoding large ribosomal subunit protein eL30 yields the protein MVAAKKTKKSLESINSRLQLVMKSGKYVLGYKQTLKRIREGKAKLVILANNCPALRKSEIEYYAMLAKTGVHHYSGNNIELGTACGKYYRVCTLAIIDPGDSDIIRSMPEQQQSEK from the exons ATGGTGGCCGCCAAGAAAACG AAAAAGTCCCTGGAGTCTATTAACTCAAGGCTTCAGCTTGTAATGAAAAGCGGCAAATATGTCCTTGGTTACAAGCAGACATTGAAAAGAATCCGCGAGGGCAAGGCTAAGCTTGTCATTCTCGCCAATAACTGCCCTGCTCTGAG GAAATCAGAGATTGAATACTATGCAATGTTGGCCAAGACTGGAGTCCACCACTACAGTGGAAACAACATTGAACTTGGTACAGCCTGCGGTAAATACTACAGAGTGTGCACACTGGCAATTATTGATCCAG GTGACTCTGATATCATTAGAAGCATGCCAGAACAGCAGCAAAGTGAGAAGTAA